The DNA segment CATGAAGGAGATGAATACGGCATTGCCTGCCAGTTCAGAGATGTACTTTGCGCCGCCGATCTGCCATCTCAATTTTCCCCATCTTGTATGACGGTTTACAAATCTCTTTATGCCCCAATATTCATTGATATTATTAATAAGGTGGCTGGAAAGAACTACCCTTTTGCCCAGTCTGTGGATTCTTTCTCCGATGATATAGTCTTCAGCAAGAAAGTCCTTCACAGACCTGAAGCCCCCTATTGCCTCAAGTTCGGTCTTTCTCATCAGCATGGACTTGCCTATCACACAGGGCATCTTGAGGTATTTATCAAGAAAACAGACACTGCCAACGATAAAGGAATTGAGATGCAGGTTTTCCATAACAGCCCCAAGAGACCGACCGCTCATGCCCCTGATCAGATTACTTACAAGACCCACAGACGGATCTTCCATGTGCCGGGAGATCTCGCCAAGATAGTCTGCTTCCACCCTGACATTGCTGTCGCTGATCAATATAAGGTCGTATTTGGCCCTCGCATAGGCAGGGATCAGATTGTTGACCTTGGGGTTCAGCCCCTCATTGCAATGCTCAACGACAATGGTGATATCTTTCAAAGGGTATTTATCCTTTATCTTGCCTACAACCTTATAGGCCGGATCATTCCGGTTCTGAAGCGCAAAGATGAGCTCATAGGCAGGATAATCGAGATTGCAGAAGCTTTCAAGATTATCGAACAGGCCGTCGTCAAGACCCTTGAGCGGTTTCAGAATCGAGACAGGAGAAAAAGAGCGGGGAAAGCGCATGCTTTCCCCTGAGTGCAGGGGAGCAGTGTATGACCTGACTGCAGCAATTTGAAGCAGATAGCCGATTATCCCGAAGAGTGTAATACCTGCCAATATCCAGAATATGATCATGTTCACCTCCTAATTTCTAAAGAGTGTCAAGGCAACACCCTTGTTATGTTTAATGCATTGTTTGACAGCGTCGGTGTCTTTTGTGCAGTTCAGAAGTGTCTTCCAGGAGTACAGATGTCTCGGTTTATGGAAATCGCTGTTTGCGATATACGGATACTTCTTCAGGCTTATCACATTAAAGACGTCATCTCTGTTGGCGATTTCCCATGCATCGATGTACCGGGCATATTTGTCCCTGTTGTTCCAGAGGAAAAGGGTGTCCCGGTCGCTCTTGGCCGACATATAATGCGGGTGGCAGGCTATGGTCAGGGCGTTCTGCTTCTTTGCCTCAAGGAATATCTCTTCATAACTTATGCAGGCGGGTATAAAGTCCTTGATATCAATGATAAGCATATGTGCCGAGTTATCTGTAGTGAGATGGTTCTTGGTTATTTCGATGCCGGGAATTACGAGCATGCCATACTTGTCGAGAGCCCTTTCGGCCTCTTCTCTTATATGGGCCATATATTGGCCAAAATTTGCCGCCGTTATAGAATATTTAAAACGGTGTGCAAGCTTGCCCACCGGATTATCACCATTTACTGCATGGTCTGTTATTGCAATAACATCAAAGCCGGCCTGTCCGAAAAGGTCAATGGTCCTTCTGAGTTCTACTGACCCATCTGAGTATGTTGTGTGTATGTGAAAATCACACAGAAGCATTAGGGTTAGTATAGATACCGCACGTTACATCATCATGACGGGGATATTACATTTGCATGAAAAGAGGAAGAAGGAAGAACTGGAATATTAAAAGCGCCTGCTTTTTATAAGATAGGAATAGTATGCAGCTGCATTGGTCGGCGTTCTTCTCAGACTGGTAAAATCAACCTTGTATAGACCGAACCGGGCATCCAGCCCCTGAAGCCACTCATAATTGTCGATCAAAGACCAGTAAAAGTAACCCCTGATATCCATGCCCTGTTTTTTGCACTGCTCGATAACATCGATATGTCTCTTCATGAACCTGATCTTTTTCTGGCTGTCCTTTGTAGCTATCCCGTTTTCCGTGATTATGAGAGGGAGATTGAGCCTTGAGGCATAACGGAGTACCCTTTCGAGACCGCGGGGATGGATTTCCCAGCCCATATCCGTAAGTCCGTGGCCGTCAATGTCGCTGTGTCTCATCTCAACCGCCATTGCTTTCAGGGGATTGAACCGCATATGTATCCTTGTGTAGTAGTTCACCCCGATGAAGTCGAGCTTGCCCTTGATAGGCACGGCAATGGACAGCTCTTCTTTAAAGGGGAATTTGATCCTGAGTGAGCCGGTCAGAAAGGCATCGAGCAGGGAGTGATTGTAGAAGTATTTCGCAATCCTTGAGAGGAGTCTGTCGAAGGGGTTCCACTTACTCCACGGCGCGAGCGCAGCCATATTGTGGGCCACGCTCACCTTTGCATGCGGGCAGGCCTCATGGATGATGTCATAGGCCCCTGCATGCGCCTTAAGGATATTAGCCAGTGCCCTGATCCCAAGCGTTGCGTTTTTTATTCCTGGGGGAGTGCATCCTTCAAAATACCCGGCAAGGACGAGGACATAGGGCTCGTTGAAGGTTACCCAGTAGATCACATCGCCTATTGCGGCCACGACCCGCTTCACGTACGCAAGAAATTTCTCTACTGAAGTATCCTCATGCCAGGGGTATTTCCTGCTGAACCAGAGGGGGTGCGTGAAGTGATGGAGAGTAACCAGCGGTTCGATGTTATCTTTTCTGAGAATAGCGACGATTTCCCTATAATGTTCGACGGCCTTTTCGTCCCAGCTGTTTTCCCGTGGCTCTATCCTGCTCCATTCGATCGAAAAGCGGTAGGCATTGACACCGAGGTCTCTCAGGAGGCAGAGGTCTTCTCTATACCGCTTGTAGTGGTCAGTTATGTCCGGCTTGTCAGAAAGGATCTCATCCCATGATGTCCAGTCAGCATGCGGCGATCCCTCAAGCTGAAAGGCGGATGTCGCAACACCCCAGAGAAACTGATGGCGTTTCGTTTGAGATAAGGCGATATCAGAGACTGACGGATGATCCACCCGAGACCTCTCCGTCAAAGAAATATCCCAGCCCTCTTCTGGTCTTTACATAGACCGGCATGGAAGGGTTATCCTCTATCTGGGTCCTGATCCTGCTTATATGCACATCAACGGTCCTCGGCTCGACATAGGCCTCATCCTTCCAGACGGCACTCAGGAGATGTTCGCGGCTGAATACCTTCCCCTTTTTTTCGACAAGATGAAGAAGCAGCCTGAATTCGGTAGAGCTGAGATTGAGCGGCAGGTCATTCTTAGTGACCGAATAGGTCTCGGTATTGATCGCAAGATCTCCGGTAACAAGGACCCTGTCCAGGACCGGCTCTTTCGTCACCCTTCTCAAAACAGCCTTTACCCTGGCGATCAGTTCCCGCGGACTGAAAGGCTTTGTGATGTAGTCGTCAGCGCCCATTTCAAGACCGATGATCCTGTCCACCTCTTCAGTCTTTGCTGTGAGCATGATTATCGGGAGGTTCTTTGTTTCCGGAGCATTTCTGAGGACACGGCAGATCTCCAGGCCAGACATACCCGGAAGCATGAGGTCAAGAAGGACGAGATCAAAGCCTTTCGCCCTGATCATCTTCAGAGCTTCCTCGCCGTCTGTTGCGGTAGTCACCGCAAAACCTTCTCTGGAAAGGTTATAGAAAAGCAGTTCCAGAATGTCCTGCTCATCATCGACGGCAAGGATCCTTTGAACTTTGGATCGCATCAGTCTTCTGCTGCGGTCAATATCTCAGTTCGGCCCCCCTCTATCTTATGCCGGAACATAGTCCCCGGCATTACTCGACGCATTGAGATCCCTCTGAAAGAATGAACACTTCCCATGCGCCTCGCTCTTGCAGTACCCTTCCAGTTCCAACAGACTCGGCACATACGGTCTGCAGTCAGCCTTGCAGGATTCAATAATCCATGTGATAAGATGCGGACATTTCATGCTATCCTCCTTCTGTTTTACTTTTTTCATGATTTACAATATCAGTATAGTGTTACAAGCGGATGACAGGAATATTACGTTTTGATGAAATATCTTTTTTCTTGACAGAGGAAAGAGCGAGCGATATAGTAAAAACATGTTTTTGAATCTGCTGAAAGCGATTAATCATCATAATGCCGCGTGGCTTGTCAATGCCGCGGCCGGAGGGATTTCTATTAGCTGAAAGCAGGAACATAATCTGAAATACCCGAAGGCCGTGGAAATAAAATCCGCGGCCTTTTTTATTTGGAGGTGCAGCATGAGATGGGATGCAGCAAAGTACGACGCAACACATTCGCCCCAGAGCGATGTTGGCAGGGACCTGATTGCCATGGCCAAGGTAAAGGCCGATGATCATGTATTGGACATCGGCTGCGGCACGGGAACGCTTACCCTGAAACTCGCGCGTCTGGCGGCAGGAGGAAAGGTTGTGGGGCTCGATCCATCCGCAGAGATGCTTGAAATTGCTGGACAGAAGGCCCAAGCTGCAGGCAACATCACGCTGATACGGAGATCCGCACAGGAGATGAACTTCAGCGCAGAATTCGATATCGCCTTTTCGAATTCTGCGCTCCAGTGGATACCGGAGCAGGAAGCGGTCATGGCCCTCACCTACAGGGCATTGAAGAACGGGGGCAGGCTTGCGCTTCAGGTGCCGGCAAAGGATTTCTGCTGGGAACTGACGGATAATATCCATATTGCAGCCGGCGTGGTAGGCATGCAGTCGGCCTTCTCGAAGATGGGGTCTCCGTGGAGATTTCCGTTAAAGGAAGAATTTGGCGCTCTTCTGCAGGATGCCGGATTTTCAGATGTACAAACCTTTTACCGGGAATATAAGCTTTCCTTTGCAAGCATAAACGATGTGCTCGACTGGGGAGAATCTGCCGCGTTAAGGCCGTATCTGCCGCTTATGAACGAAGAAAAGCAGGAGCGGTTCAAATATGCCTTTGCGATGAACTTTGAGAACTACCGGACAGAAAGGGGTATAGAGTTCGAGTTCAGAAGGCTTTTCGCCCTTGCTGAAAAAAGATAGGACAGCAGGCCGTTGATACGACAGGGCGTCTCAGGAGCAGGAGAGCTGGTTTACGGGCCCGCTCCTGATACATAGTGCGTCTGTGATACGCTCTGGCTGCGGCATGCAGTTAAAGCCGGAGTTGCCATGTCATCTAATGCATTGAAGTTCAAATTGACCGGGACGACATTTGAACTATAATGGAATTAAACGTCAGGAGGAAATATGAAAAATTCAGAGGCCTTAAACAGTGTGCTCAAGCAGCTGTCTGCTGACGTGAAATTGTTCATCGAACTGTCCCTCAGGGAAACAGACGACTCCTGGGACGAATGGCTAAGCCTGACAACACAGGGTGTGGTTGTTAAATGCTGGGAAAAGAAAAACTGCCGGAATACGGACTGTCCGGCCTTTATGAGAACCGATGGAAGATGCTGGCTGATCGCCGGCACCATGTGCAGCGGCAAGGTCAGGGGAGAGTTTGCCCTGAAATACAAGAGCTGCACACAGTGCGAGGTGTATCAGGAATCTGTCTTCGGAGATCCGGTCACCGAAATATATGAACATCTGCTGACCCTTGTCCACAGTTTCAGGCACACGCAGGACAAATTAAGAAGCCTTGCCACCAGGGATCCCCTGACCGGGCTGCATAACAGGAACTATTTCAATGAGATCATCATGAATGAAGTGGCGCGGACCAAGCGTTACGGCAATTCCTTCTCGATCGTCATGCTCGATATAGACAATTTCAAATGGGTCAATGACAACTACGGCCATGTCTTTGGGGACAAGCTGCTACGGGATTGTGCAGCAATTATGTCCGAGGCGGTCAGGGCCTCTGATATTATCGTCCGGTTCGGTGGTGACGAGTTCCTTGTGGTAATTCCGGAACATGACAGCATGATGTGTCAGGAGATTATCAACAGGATCAGGGACAGGATCGACGACTGGAACCTCTCCTATTCCAGCGCAGACTATTCTCTTGCTGTCAGTGCAGGCTGTGCCAATTTTCTTCCGGGCAAAGAGATCATGTCTGTTCTGAAAGAAGCGGACACCAGGATGTACGCAAACAAGGGGAGAGGGTAGAAGGGAACAGAGAGGGTTCCTCTATACGATAAACCGGGGGTTGCAAAAACACTGAGAGAGACTCACGGTCTCCTGTTTGTTCTTCAGGTTCTCCCTGTGCTGCGTGAAGCGGAAGCCGGCGTTTGAGTAACGATCACCCTCTTCTGCGGAACGGAAGCCGGCACATGAGTAACCGTCACCCTCTTCTTTTGCACTGCAGACTTCCTTGCCTCTTCAGTCAGCTGTTTCCTCATTTCCTCTCTTTTCACCGTCTCTTTTTCCGCCAGAAGCTCTGCTGACCTTTTCATGAGATAGGAATTCAAGGCCTCCTCGCTCCTGGATACGGTCTCCTGATCGACCATCGGTCTTGCATTGTATTTTTCCAGATCAGAGTCCGTAAATATCTTTCTCTCTTCAGCATGAACTGCAGGGGCGAAAAAAGGCACGAGAAGAAACATAATGACAAACGCTGCTGGATACATGATCGTAAAATACAAGAGTGGAAGTGGTTGAGTGTTAACGTTGTTAAAGCAGATAAAAGCCAGTTTCCTTGTCATCAATCCCTCCATTTCAAAGTCCCCTCTGTGCACCTAAATCCCATAATAAGCAACGGCAGAGATATTTTCAAGACAATTTTCTTAAGTCATCCCCAAAGCATCAGTTTTTTATATTGAGGTTCCGGACGCCACTGGGTCTCCATGCCGGGGATATGACACTTTGTGGTTCTATCGTTTTCAGATATGATGCCCAGGTGACCGTAAAATCGCCAAACTTGTCGTTGAGGCTGTCAACCGCCCTTAATATGGACCTTTCCTTTTCATCATCATTAAACAGTGCCAACTGGTCGTCGTTCTGCCTCATTAGTTGCGAGAGGCTGACACCAAGCAGCCTGACCTTGTCAGCAAGACTTATCGAATCCAGGACAGTTAGGGCGTTATGGTAGATCTCGTGAGTGCAATTGGTATGGGCCTGTAGCGTGGCCTGTTTTGTAAAGGTCTTAAAATCGGCATACCGTATGGTAAGCGTTATCTTCTTGCCGACAAAACCGTGCTTTCTTGCCCGCCTGCCGACCATGGAGCTTAATTTGAGCAATTCTGCCTTTATGGCCTCACCGTCAGATATATCTTTTGGCAGAGTCATGCTATGTCCTATGGATTTCGGGTCTTCTTCCTTAACAATGAGGGGTCTGTCGCAGCGGCCCAGTCCCATATGCTTCAAGGTTTCCCCCATGATGCCGAATTTGCTCCTTAACAGGCTGACCGGCGCTCTGCCCAGTTCGCCACAAGTCCTGATGCCGAATTGCTCAAGTCTTTCCGCAGTGGCTGACCCGATGCCCCAGAGCTCTTTGACCGGGAGGTCTTTAAGCACTCGTTCCGTATCTTCAGGCCTTATCCATTTGAGACCGTCCGGCTTTGCGATGTCGCTTGCCAGTTTTGCCATGAGGATATTGGGCGCTATCCCGACCGTGCAGTTGATACCGAACTGATCTTTCACCTCTTTTTTGATGGATAATCCTATTGCCACCGGGCCGCCAAAGAGATAATGGGTTGTGGTCACGTCAAGAAAGGCCTCATCAATTGAGTAGATCTCGATATCAGGCGTATATCGATTATAGATTACTGAAAGTTCCCTGCAGGTATGGGTGTATTTTTCGTTATCGCCGACTACCAGGATGAGATGGGGACAAAGCTTTTTCGCCTCGTAGATATTCATCCCTGTCTTTACGCCGAATTTTCGGGCCTCATAGGAACGCGTAGTGACGACGGTCCTGCCTCCCGAACCGATAACCGCTATGGGTTTGCCCCTGAGTTTGGGATTAACCTGCTGCTCCACAGAGGCAAAGAAGGCATCCATATCTATGCAGATGATCATAGTGGACATCCTCGGGGTCTCGCCTGATCAGGTCTCGATGGACTCAACTCTCCAAAGCAGAGAGACAACATCAAACGACAGTTCGAAGAGGGTGCTGCCGTCGGTTACCGAAAAGTGATGCAGGTCTTTCTGCCCTTCCCTTGTCTTCCAGGCGTAGGTCACTTCCTTTACCGTGACGGTTCTGCCGGACCAGGTGAAGCTGAGAGGTTTGATGCGATAGGGCTTACCAAAGGACGCCAGCACTGTTATGTCCTCTCCGACCTGCATTACATCTTCCTGATAACGCCCAGGACTTTGCCGATGATCGAGATCTCATTGATCCGATAAGTGACCGGCTGCATAGTACTGTTTTCCGGTTGCAGCGTTACCTGCCCCTTGCTTATATATACCCTTTTAACGGTTGCCTCATCGCCGATCAGCACAATGCCGATCTCTCCGTTTTTTATAACCTGCTGCGGCTTCACCACGACGTAGTCGCCGTTGTATATGCCGGCATCTATCATGCTGTCTCCCACGACCATTAAAGAGAATGCATCTTCAGCGGGGAAAAGTGTGCTGTCCACAAATATATGAGACTCAATATCTTCAAAGGCAAGGATGGGCTGCCCTGCCCTAATCCTGCCGGCTACCGGAATCATACGGCCTTGTGGCGCATTCTGTCTGTCCGGCAGATCTATTCCCCTTGACTTCGACGGGATTATCCTGAGAAACCCTTTTCGCTCGATCGCCTTGAGATGCGCCCTTGAGGCAGCCCATCCAAACTCGAAATGCTCACCTATCTCCCTGAAGGTTGGCGGGTACCCATGCCTGAGTGCATAGGCCTTCAGAAAATCCAGAATCTCCTGTTGTCTGTCGGTTAAGTTGTTCATAGCCATACATTTGTATAGTGATATACATATGTATACTCTATGGCCAATATTTTGTCAAGTCGCGGCGGTCAGTTAGCCGCGATCATAGCAATTGACATCGCTTCCCAAAAGCACTACTATTATATTAAGTAATACTAATTGGAAAGGTAAGGTGAATTTAAATGACGACCTCTGCAGTCAAAATCACGCAAAAGGGACAGGTGACGATCCCAAAAGAGATCCGGGAAAAGCTCAAGGCCAGTGCCGTCTATTTCGAGGTTGAAAATGATACGGTTATGATCAGGCCGGTAAGAGACGCTGCCGCTTCACTCAGCGAATACACAGGCAGCGTTAGACCTGGGGTGAGCATGAAGCAGATGAAAGACAGGGCATGGGAGGTGGCTGTCCGTGAAAAGACCGGCAAGAAGTCTTCCTGATACCAACACCATTGTCCGCTATCTTGTGGCTGATGAGCCCGCTCAGCATGCGAAAACTAAAGAATTCTTCGATAAAGTAAAAAACGGCAGTGTCAAAACAGTTATTCTCGAAAGCGTTATCACTGAATGCATCTATGTCCTGACGAAGGTATATAAAGTCCCCAGGGACCGGGCCGCAAGCAGTCTCATCGATATCCTGCACTATAAGGGCATTGCAAATATTGATCAGCAGGTGCTTATCCGGGCATTGTCCCTCTTTTCAGATCAAGGGCTTGATATTGTTGACTGCATCCTCTGCGCCAAGGCCGTGGCAGACGGTGACCACCTTTTCACCTTTGATGCTGACCTGATCAAGCTCCTTCGGCGAATAACTACGTAAAGAGGGAATCAGGAGAGGGGGCTAACTATGGACCAGTCATCGAAGACCAAATTCCGTTTTTTTCTCAAAGACAGTGTGAGACAGATGGTCGATTTCAGGAATACCGATCAGAACAGAGGGATCGCCCCGCCTCCTGTCGAAAAACCGGTCCCTGAGGCTGCTCATGTCATTGAGCTCATTCCTCCTGAACAACTGCATGACATTTCAGATATGAATGTCTTTACCGCAATTGCCAATAGAAGGAGCCGGCGTGTTTTCAAAACGGATCCGCTTACGCTGAAAGAGCTTTCTTTCCTGCTCTGGGCTACCCAGGGGATCCGAAAGCTTGCTGCACCAGGCACTGCACTCAGGGTTGTCCCGTCTGCAGGCTGCCGCCATGCATTTGAGACCTATCTCTGCGTTTTTCATGTTGAAGGAGTCCAAGAGGGAATTTATCGGTACCTGCCATTAGAACATAAGCTTCTGCTCATAGCACAGCCTGCAGATCTCCCTTCCCTGCTCTCTGAGGCGGCCCTCGGCCAGGACTTCGTTGGAAAGTCGGCGGTCACCTTTATCTGGACTGCCATACCATACCGCATGGAGTGGCGGTATGACATTGCCGCACACAAGGTCATAGCAATCGATGCCGGTCACGTCTGCCAAAACCTGTATACTGCGTGTGAGGCTATCAGCGCAGGCACCTGTGCAATTGCTGCATATCATCAGGAGGCGATGGACGAGCTTCTGGGGATCGATGGGGATGAGGAGTTTACGATCTATCTTGCACCTGTAGGAAAAGCCTGAACCAGGCCGGGCAGAACTCCCAGCCTCTGACAGTCCGGAAATTATCTGAAAGGTTTCTGTCTGTCAGGTCGGTATGCGGCATAATGAAATAACCCTTCTGCCCCACCCTGTTCCCCACGAGTTATCGTCTAACGCCTCGATGCGATGGTATGACGTTACTTACCGGCAGACAGCGGCGATAAGCTCCTTATCTATCACAACCTCGTGCGGCTTCCATGCCGGGTCGAGTGACTGCATACCCTTGATGAACGGCTCAGATGTCATCAAAAGCTGCCTTCCGACCATGCGCAGGAGGTCCACGGTCTTACGCGGCAGGCTGAATGAGGTCGGAAGCTCCTGCATGCAGTGACGCAGGCGGTCGTCCGGTATCCGGTCAAATGAAAGCTCGGCAAAGGTGAAATCCGTAACAATGGGGTTGGTGACCGGCTTTGCCGAAGGACAGTTGCGTGCAAGGACCTTGTTGCAGGAATCTACGGTACGTGACAGCTGCTTCATCTGTCTGAAGTGATCCCCGGTCATTTGAACGCTGTCAAGGGAGACATCGTCCATCGGTCCGCTCGTGGTAACACCCAGCACGGCAGTGATCCCGGGCGGCGAGCTCGTCCTGTCCCACTCATTATGTTTGGTCGTCTTTGCGTTGGCTGCAATTACGATCAGCCTGCCAAGCTGCGACAGATTGGCCTGGGTCAGGATGCTCCATGCGCTGTCTGTCGTGGTCACCGCCTGATAGGGCCCCCGCAGGCCGAGGTTGTCAGACAGACCGCCGTCCAGCAGGTGGGCATAGCTCCTGCTCTGGTCGCGGTACGAAGCTGCAGAGCGCGCTTCAAAGTAGCGGCGGTCAGGGTTCGCAGCAGCAGAAAGCGCAGGGTCGATCCACCCCGGCAGAGGGCCGCAGGGCTTCCTGTTGTATATGTTCATGGTCATCGGCGCAAAGGCAACAGGGAAATTGGATGATGCGGCAACAGCGCGGGAAACAGAGACCTGCGAGAGGTCTGAGCAGAGCAGATCGAACTGGTCCTGCGTAAATTCAAAGCGATGGGTAATTGAGATGTCGGTAGCGTTCAATACAAGAAAAGGGACGCTTCCTTTCGGCTGCCGGAGCAGGTCTGCAAAGGTTCTGCCCTCAAAAACAGTTTCATGGTAAAACTCGTCGGCCATATCAATGCGACTGAATTCCGAAGAGAGAAGCCTGAACCAGTTGTACGGATTGAAAAGTTTCGCCACCAGTTCACCCTCTATGTTCCGGTAGAGAAACCGGTCAGGGAAGTCGCTGAAAAAACGGTCAGGGAAAAGCGCGTAATAGGACGAAGTAAAACTGCCGCCCGAGACTGACGAGATGATCTCCACATCATCCAGGAGTCTGCGTCTGGCGCCCCCTTGTGCGGCATACTCGACAGTCCGCAGTTCTTCCATAAGCCCAAAGGCCAGGGCAGCAGCGCGCGTTCCGCCGCCGGAAAAGGCAAGAAGAACGAACGGCTTGTCCTCTGCAGGCTGATTCCGCACAACGCTGTACCGGTATCCTCTATCAGGATCAATGGAGTCGATCGGCTGGTTCTCATTATAGTGGGCGCAGCCCATAAGTGCCAAAAGCGCAATTGCAGAGAGAAAGGCCGAAAGTCTGTCTATGGCGTGCATCTGAACGGTATCTCCAAAGGCTCTATAGGATCGGTCTCAATAATCGAGACCCGCTGAATCGGCAGTTCGCATTGCCTTCCGATAAGGCACTGCATACCAATGTTATGCATGCCTTCACCGCACTGGAAGACGAAAAGCCTGTCGTGTCTTACGCTTGCTCCCTGGAAACTTTTGTCGATCCAGACCTCTCCATTGCCGGGGCACGGCACTGTAAAAAATTCCATATGCGTTCTCCCTGGAGTTTTGTAGCAGATTTATTGATTAGGCCTAAGGGATTCTCCGGAAATACACCTGGCAATTCGTAAGCAGCCCCCAGA comes from the Nitrospirota bacterium genome and includes:
- a CDS encoding glycosyltransferase; protein product: MIIFWILAGITLFGIIGYLLQIAAVRSYTAPLHSGESMRFPRSFSPVSILKPLKGLDDGLFDNLESFCNLDYPAYELIFALQNRNDPAYKVVGKIKDKYPLKDITIVVEHCNEGLNPKVNNLIPAYARAKYDLILISDSNVRVEADYLGEISRHMEDPSVGLVSNLIRGMSGRSLGAVMENLHLNSFIVGSVCFLDKYLKMPCVIGKSMLMRKTELEAIGGFRSVKDFLAEDYIIGERIHRLGKRVVLSSHLINNINEYWGIKRFVNRHTRWGKLRWQIGGAKYISELAGNAVFISFMPLVLMPISWLSLLLAATVSALKIAHDYYIGKKLCADMNPLLYLLSPIKDLIIGVAWFVPILSSTVAWRGNRYIIGKDSLLSPYPEKGRAVRGPRIVTAIRTRLAWSKT
- the lexA gene encoding repressor LexA; this translates as MNNLTDRQQEILDFLKAYALRHGYPPTFREIGEHFEFGWAASRAHLKAIERKGFLRIIPSKSRGIDLPDRQNAPQGRMIPVAGRIRAGQPILAFEDIESHIFVDSTLFPAEDAFSLMVVGDSMIDAGIYNGDYVVVKPQQVIKNGEIGIVLIGDEATVKRVYISKGQVTLQPENSTMQPVTYRINEISIIGKVLGVIRKM
- a CDS encoding glycoside hydrolase family 1 protein gives rise to the protein MDHPSVSDIALSQTKRHQFLWGVATSAFQLEGSPHADWTSWDEILSDKPDITDHYKRYREDLCLLRDLGVNAYRFSIEWSRIEPRENSWDEKAVEHYREIVAILRKDNIEPLVTLHHFTHPLWFSRKYPWHEDTSVEKFLAYVKRVVAAIGDVIYWVTFNEPYVLVLAGYFEGCTPPGIKNATLGIRALANILKAHAGAYDIIHEACPHAKVSVAHNMAALAPWSKWNPFDRLLSRIAKYFYNHSLLDAFLTGSLRIKFPFKEELSIAVPIKGKLDFIGVNYYTRIHMRFNPLKAMAVEMRHSDIDGHGLTDMGWEIHPRGLERVLRYASRLNLPLIITENGIATKDSQKKIRFMKRHIDVIEQCKKQGMDIRGYFYWSLIDNYEWLQGLDARFGLYKVDFTSLRRTPTNAAAYYSYLIKSRRF
- a CDS encoding phosphotransferase; amino-acid sequence: MLLCDFHIHTTYSDGSVELRRTIDLFGQAGFDVIAITDHAVNGDNPVGKLAHRFKYSITAANFGQYMAHIREEAERALDKYGMLVIPGIEITKNHLTTDNSAHMLIIDIKDFIPACISYEEIFLEAKKQNALTIACHPHYMSAKSDRDTLFLWNNRDKYARYIDAWEIANRDDVFNVISLKKYPYIANSDFHKPRHLYSWKTLLNCTKDTDAVKQCIKHNKGVALTLFRN
- a CDS encoding SagB/ThcOx family dehydrogenase, giving the protein MDQSSKTKFRFFLKDSVRQMVDFRNTDQNRGIAPPPVEKPVPEAAHVIELIPPEQLHDISDMNVFTAIANRRSRRVFKTDPLTLKELSFLLWATQGIRKLAAPGTALRVVPSAGCRHAFETYLCVFHVEGVQEGIYRYLPLEHKLLLIAQPADLPSLLSEAALGQDFVGKSAVTFIWTAIPYRMEWRYDIAAHKVIAIDAGHVCQNLYTACEAISAGTCAIAAYHQEAMDELLGIDGDEEFTIYLAPVGKA
- a CDS encoding response regulator; the encoded protein is MRSKVQRILAVDDEQDILELLFYNLSREGFAVTTATDGEEALKMIRAKGFDLVLLDLMLPGMSGLEICRVLRNAPETKNLPIIMLTAKTEEVDRIIGLEMGADDYITKPFSPRELIARVKAVLRRVTKEPVLDRVLVTGDLAINTETYSVTKNDLPLNLSSTEFRLLLHLVEKKGKVFSREHLLSAVWKDEAYVEPRTVDVHISRIRTQIEDNPSMPVYVKTRRGLGYFFDGEVSGGSSVSL
- a CDS encoding PIN domain-containing protein — translated: MKRPARSLPDTNTIVRYLVADEPAQHAKTKEFFDKVKNGSVKTVILESVITECIYVLTKVYKVPRDRAASSLIDILHYKGIANIDQQVLIRALSLFSDQGLDIVDCILCAKAVADGDHLFTFDADLIKLLRRITT
- a CDS encoding GGDEF domain-containing protein, with translation MKNSEALNSVLKQLSADVKLFIELSLRETDDSWDEWLSLTTQGVVVKCWEKKNCRNTDCPAFMRTDGRCWLIAGTMCSGKVRGEFALKYKSCTQCEVYQESVFGDPVTEIYEHLLTLVHSFRHTQDKLRSLATRDPLTGLHNRNYFNEIIMNEVARTKRYGNSFSIVMLDIDNFKWVNDNYGHVFGDKLLRDCAAIMSEAVRASDIIVRFGGDEFLVVIPEHDSMMCQEIINRIRDRIDDWNLSYSSADYSLAVSAGCANFLPGKEIMSVLKEADTRMYANKGRG
- a CDS encoding AbrB/MazE/SpoVT family DNA-binding domain-containing protein is translated as MTTSAVKITQKGQVTIPKEIREKLKASAVYFEVENDTVMIRPVRDAAASLSEYTGSVRPGVSMKQMKDRAWEVAVREKTGKKSS
- a CDS encoding methyltransferase domain-containing protein; the protein is MRWDAAKYDATHSPQSDVGRDLIAMAKVKADDHVLDIGCGTGTLTLKLARLAAGGKVVGLDPSAEMLEIAGQKAQAAGNITLIRRSAQEMNFSAEFDIAFSNSALQWIPEQEAVMALTYRALKNGGRLALQVPAKDFCWELTDNIHIAAGVVGMQSAFSKMGSPWRFPLKEEFGALLQDAGFSDVQTFYREYKLSFASINDVLDWGESAALRPYLPLMNEEKQERFKYAFAMNFENYRTERGIEFEFRRLFALAEKR
- the dinB gene encoding DNA polymerase IV, whose protein sequence is MSTMIICIDMDAFFASVEQQVNPKLRGKPIAVIGSGGRTVVTTRSYEARKFGVKTGMNIYEAKKLCPHLILVVGDNEKYTHTCRELSVIYNRYTPDIEIYSIDEAFLDVTTTHYLFGGPVAIGLSIKKEVKDQFGINCTVGIAPNILMAKLASDIAKPDGLKWIRPEDTERVLKDLPVKELWGIGSATAERLEQFGIRTCGELGRAPVSLLRSKFGIMGETLKHMGLGRCDRPLIVKEEDPKSIGHSMTLPKDISDGEAIKAELLKLSSMVGRRARKHGFVGKKITLTIRYADFKTFTKQATLQAHTNCTHEIYHNALTVLDSISLADKVRLLGVSLSQLMRQNDDQLALFNDDEKERSILRAVDSLNDKFGDFTVTWASYLKTIEPQSVISPAWRPSGVRNLNIKN